A part of Desulfobacterales bacterium genomic DNA contains:
- a CDS encoding CoA-transferase — MDTENLNYTPAQIMVTAAAREIGNAEVVFVGMRLPLLGFLLAKSTHAPDAVGVYELGVVRESLAPEPILTMGDLPNLYRAQWLADSADVMGLLQQGFVDVSFIGGAQIDRYGNLNTSYIGGTETVKTRLPGSGGACDLASLAKRHIIMLPHEKRRFVPRVDYITSPGYGNGGNWRSQMGLPRGGPIRVITTLGILCFDPETREMILTHVHPGVSVEKVKLNTGWPLRVASELNQTSAPTAVEMEKLRQFDPEGYWTGNTG; from the coding sequence ATGGATACTGAGAATCTCAATTATACGCCGGCCCAGATCATGGTAACGGCCGCAGCCCGTGAAATCGGCAACGCTGAAGTGGTCTTTGTGGGGATGCGGCTGCCGCTGCTCGGATTTTTGCTTGCCAAGAGCACCCATGCGCCGGATGCCGTGGGGGTGTATGAACTGGGGGTCGTTCGGGAGTCGCTTGCGCCGGAGCCGATCTTAACCATGGGGGACCTGCCCAACTTGTACCGGGCCCAGTGGCTTGCCGATAGCGCCGATGTGATGGGGTTGCTCCAGCAAGGTTTTGTAGACGTCAGTTTCATCGGCGGCGCTCAGATAGATCGATACGGCAATTTAAACACCAGTTATATCGGCGGAACGGAAACCGTCAAAACACGGCTTCCGGGCAGCGGCGGCGCCTGTGATCTGGCAAGCCTGGCAAAACGACATATAATTATGTTACCCCATGAAAAACGTCGTTTTGTTCCCCGGGTGGACTATATAACCTCCCCCGGCTACGGCAACGGCGGCAACTGGCGCAGCCAAATGGGATTGCCCCGGGGGGGGCCGATCCGGGTCATCACCACGCTGGGCATCTTATGTTTTGATCCGGAAACCCGGGAGATGATCCTGACCCATGTACATCCCGGCGTGAGCGTCGAGAAAGTGAAGCTTAACACCGGCTGGCCCCTGAGGGTTGCGTCGGAACTGAATCAGACTTCCGCACCTACAGCCGTCGAGATGGAAAAGCTCAGACAATTTGATCCCGAGGGCTATTGGACGGGCAATACCGGTTAA
- a CDS encoding TRAP transporter substrate-binding protein, which produces MLFRKSVFLTVVCVLCLGHVIGPALAGGPSLDAWKPNFDPAGAKYKFIVSNVSHPVLRGVYTGFAIRDELWKRTNGQMYLDYKPFSMLGGEVEVLNQLQMGAIQGMGTSSVAATNLGPRFGVVNLPFLIDSFDKLDKFVANKELFDHFMMAMDHQGIIGLDITGYGNYGWATTTPVKTLADAKKVKFRIAEAAVNQLLYKEWGFNPVVMPWPDVPVALKQGVINGLDHTPMVCNITKKFEVAKYFTQLNYAQGLFIWIFNKAWFNSLPADLQKIFVETVHDVCAKIREEVKQQEVDEIAKAKAAGIEFYQLSDAAMDLLKRKGDVVHNKYAAEINKLYKGDKYKSKNFLKEVQDYIGYKP; this is translated from the coding sequence ATGCTCTTTAGAAAAAGCGTTTTTCTAACAGTAGTTTGTGTGTTATGCCTCGGACATGTTATCGGTCCGGCTCTGGCCGGAGGGCCGTCACTGGACGCCTGGAAACCCAATTTCGATCCGGCCGGCGCCAAGTACAAATTCATCGTTTCAAATGTGTCCCATCCGGTGCTCAGGGGCGTATACACCGGCTTTGCGATCCGCGACGAGTTGTGGAAACGCACCAACGGACAGATGTATTTGGATTACAAGCCCTTTTCCATGCTTGGCGGCGAGGTGGAAGTGCTCAACCAGCTTCAAATGGGTGCCATCCAGGGAATGGGAACCAGCTCGGTGGCCGCTACCAACCTGGGTCCCCGGTTCGGTGTGGTCAACCTGCCGTTTCTGATCGACTCGTTTGACAAACTGGATAAATTTGTCGCCAATAAAGAGCTGTTTGACCATTTTATGATGGCGATGGACCACCAGGGGATTATCGGGCTCGACATTACCGGGTACGGAAACTATGGCTGGGCAACCACCACTCCGGTCAAAACCCTGGCGGACGCCAAGAAGGTCAAGTTCCGCATTGCCGAGGCGGCCGTCAACCAGCTTCTTTATAAGGAGTGGGGATTTAATCCGGTGGTGATGCCGTGGCCGGATGTGCCGGTGGCGCTCAAGCAAGGGGTCATTAACGGTCTGGATCATACCCCGATGGTATGCAATATCACCAAAAAATTTGAAGTCGCCAAGTATTTCACCCAGCTCAATTACGCCCAGGGCCTGTTTATCTGGATTTTCAACAAGGCCTGGTTTAACAGCCTGCCGGCTGACCTGCAGAAGATCTTTGTGGAAACCGTGCATGATGTCTGCGCCAAGATTCGAGAAGAAGTCAAACAGCAGGAAGTCGATGAAATCGCCAAGGCCAAGGCTGCCGGCATTGAGTTCTATCAGCTGTCGGATGCCGCCATGGACCTGCTGAAGCGCAAAGGCGATGTCGTCCATAATAAATATGCTGCTGAAATCAACAAGCTGTATAAAGGCGACAAGTACAAGTCAAAAAATTTTCTCAAAGAAGTCCAGGATTATATCGGCTATAAGCCGTAA
- a CDS encoding TRAP transporter small permease, producing the protein MFRNTLNFLDKVLTFFEEWTLFIAVMIALISLFFNVVLRYGFNYSLAWSEELVREVIIFTTFIGCSAAVKNRSMIKIDALVQLAPGLKAPLSYFSNFVTIIFAGMMIYYGWLMALLQVRTYQKTIIMQIPLVYLYAILPVMGVMMLIRTVQVIYEDFTKARLADNRK; encoded by the coding sequence ATGTTCCGTAACACTCTGAACTTTTTAGACAAGGTCCTGACATTTTTTGAAGAGTGGACCCTGTTTATCGCCGTGATGATCGCCCTGATATCACTGTTTTTTAATGTGGTGCTGCGCTATGGGTTCAACTACTCGCTGGCATGGTCGGAGGAACTGGTCCGGGAAGTCATCATCTTCACCACGTTTATCGGATGCAGCGCCGCCGTTAAAAATCGCTCCATGATCAAAATTGACGCCCTGGTTCAGCTGGCCCCCGGATTAAAGGCTCCCCTCAGCTATTTCAGCAACTTTGTGACGATTATTTTTGCCGGTATGATGATATATTACGGCTGGCTGATGGCGCTGCTGCAGGTCCGAACATATCAGAAGACCATCATCATGCAGATCCCGCTGGTCTATCTCTATGCCATCCTGCCGGTTATGGGTGTGATGATGTTGATTCGGACCGTTCAGGTTATTTACGAGGATTTCACCAAAGCGCGTCTTGCAGACAACCGGAAATAG
- a CDS encoding TRAP transporter large permease — METSHIIIMLILLGCMASYIPVFMCLFFTAVLGFILFTDLPLLLLAQSIFRSMDNFALVVVLFFILCGNIMTAGSIVEKLIKVANALVSWLPGGLGMAGVLACGLFGAISGSTVATVVALGGFMIPALIENGYPQKYSIGLMTTSPNLGVIIPPSIGMILYSMISNVSLEGLFLTGFLPGVMIMFGTCVYTYFVFRTNTELVRKPVPKFMEVLAVFKEGFWSLMLPVIIFGGIFSGAFTANEAAVVACVYAFIVELFIHKSMKLSQVKQITVSSAVTSATLLIIVAGATCFGRLLTLESIPGKITEAVLATVQSPVIFLLAINILLLIVGMFMDIISATMILGPVFLPMLDAFGVNWLHFGLILTVNLAIGYCTPPMGVSLYITGAIANKDIIYVTKSVIPFLIIQLAVLFFLTYMPDIVLWLPRVMGFAAR, encoded by the coding sequence TTGGAAACAAGCCATATCATTATCATGCTGATTTTGCTGGGATGCATGGCGAGCTATATTCCCGTGTTCATGTGCCTGTTTTTTACGGCCGTACTGGGGTTTATCTTATTTACCGATCTGCCGCTGCTGCTGCTGGCTCAGAGTATCTTTCGCAGCATGGACAATTTTGCGCTGGTGGTGGTCCTCTTTTTTATTCTGTGCGGCAATATCATGACGGCCGGATCGATTGTTGAAAAGCTGATCAAAGTGGCCAACGCGCTGGTGAGCTGGCTGCCGGGGGGGCTCGGTATGGCCGGCGTATTGGCGTGCGGCCTGTTCGGCGCCATATCCGGATCCACCGTGGCAACGGTGGTGGCGCTGGGCGGCTTCATGATCCCGGCCCTGATCGAAAACGGTTATCCCCAGAAATACTCCATCGGTCTTATGACCACGTCGCCCAACCTCGGGGTGATTATCCCCCCCAGCATCGGCATGATCCTTTACAGCATGATCAGCAACGTCTCGCTGGAGGGCCTGTTTCTGACGGGATTTTTACCCGGCGTGATGATCATGTTCGGCACCTGTGTGTACACCTATTTTGTTTTCCGTACCAACACGGAACTCGTGCGGAAGCCGGTTCCGAAATTCATGGAAGTCCTGGCTGTTTTCAAGGAGGGCTTCTGGTCCCTGATGCTGCCCGTGATTATTTTCGGCGGGATTTTTTCCGGGGCTTTTACCGCCAACGAGGCTGCGGTGGTTGCCTGTGTGTATGCCTTTATCGTGGAGCTTTTTATTCACAAGTCCATGAAGCTGAGCCAGGTAAAGCAGATTACCGTGAGTTCAGCGGTTACCTCCGCGACGCTTCTCATCATCGTGGCGGGCGCCACCTGTTTCGGCCGGTTGTTGACCCTGGAAAGCATCCCCGGTAAAATTACCGAAGCGGTCTTGGCGACGGTACAGTCTCCGGTCATATTTCTGCTGGCCATTAACATCCTGCTCCTGATTGTGGGGATGTTCATGGACATTATTTCCGCCACTATGATACTGGGGCCGGTGTTTCTGCCGATGCTGGATGCCTTTGGTGTCAACTGGCTGCATTTCGGGTTGATCCTGACGGTAAATCTGGCTATCGGATACTGCACGCCGCCGATGGGGGTCAGTCTTTACATTACCGGCGCCATTGCCAATAAAGACATCATCTATGTCACAAAATCCGTAATTCCCTTTCTGATTATCCAACTGGCGGTTCTTTTCTTTCTTACCTATATGCCGGATATTGTGTTGTGGCTGCCGCGTGTCATGGGATTTGCGGCGAGATAA
- a CDS encoding MFS transporter, which produces MTTAVGQLDKALRYRWLIFWILAFGYVLVYFHRLCPAVVAVDMMQDLKAGGALTGFLGAAYFYPYAIMQLPAGLLSDSWGPRNTITLFFGVAFIGSTVLGLAPTVFWAIVGRILVGIGVAMLFVPTMKILAEWFRVREFATMTGILIAMGGIGSLSAATPLALLSAAIGWRKSFLAVGGLTLLMVIIVWLFVRDRPADFGWLSPAAEKQQTAALPIGLIEGVRRVVTTPSFWPVACWFFFDCAIFFSFGGLWGGPYLMHVYGLSKGQAGHILSMLAIGMIVGSPILSYLSNNVFHARKPVIVLSGVITLMLSAVLAFYTDKIPPAGLYGLCLGMGCFTSAIVVVAFTTTKELFPVQIAGTATGLVNLFPFAGGAVFQPVLGYVLESRGRIGEAFTLAGYQQAFLVLFVCGVIAFLSTLFMKETLAHD; this is translated from the coding sequence ATGACGACGGCTGTCGGTCAGCTTGATAAGGCGCTGCGTTACCGCTGGCTTATTTTCTGGATACTGGCATTCGGATACGTCCTGGTTTATTTCCACCGGCTTTGTCCGGCAGTGGTGGCGGTGGACATGATGCAGGATCTGAAGGCCGGGGGCGCCCTGACCGGCTTTCTGGGAGCAGCCTATTTCTACCCTTACGCCATCATGCAGCTGCCGGCCGGGCTTCTCTCCGATTCATGGGGTCCGCGCAACACCATCACCCTTTTCTTCGGGGTGGCCTTTATCGGGTCAACGGTCCTGGGACTGGCGCCGACGGTGTTTTGGGCCATTGTCGGCCGCATACTGGTGGGAATTGGGGTAGCCATGCTCTTTGTTCCCACCATGAAAATATTGGCGGAATGGTTTCGCGTGCGCGAATTTGCCACTATGACCGGGATCCTCATCGCCATGGGCGGCATCGGTTCTTTATCGGCCGCAACCCCCCTGGCACTGCTGAGCGCAGCCATCGGCTGGCGAAAGTCTTTTCTGGCGGTGGGCGGCTTGACCTTATTGATGGTGATAATCGTCTGGTTGTTTGTGAGGGACCGACCGGCTGATTTCGGCTGGCTGTCGCCGGCCGCCGAAAAACAACAGACCGCGGCGCTACCCATCGGCCTCATCGAGGGCGTCCGCAGGGTAGTGACAACGCCTTCATTCTGGCCGGTGGCCTGCTGGTTTTTCTTTGACTGCGCCATCTTTTTCTCTTTCGGCGGGCTTTGGGGCGGGCCTTATCTGATGCATGTGTACGGCCTCAGTAAGGGGCAGGCCGGCCACATTCTGTCCATGCTGGCCATCGGCATGATCGTTGGAAGTCCAATCTTAAGCTACCTCTCAAACAATGTCTTTCATGCCAGAAAACCGGTTATTGTATTATCAGGTGTGATTACCCTCATGCTTTCGGCTGTGCTGGCATTTTATACCGACAAAATACCCCCGGCGGGCTTATACGGGTTGTGTCTGGGGATGGGGTGTTTTACCAGCGCCATTGTCGTGGTCGCATTCACCACCACCAAGGAACTATTTCCGGTGCAGATCGCCGGAACAGCCACTGGCCTGGTCAACCTGTTTCCGTTTGCCGGCGGCGCGGTGTTTCAACCGGTTCTGGGCTATGTGCTGGAAAGCCGGGGACGTATTGGCGAAGCCTTTACCCTGGCCGGCTACCAGCAGGCCTTTCTGGTGCTGTTTGTCTGCGGTGTCATCGCATTTCTGTCCACTCTGTTTATGAAAGAAACACTAGCGCACGACTAA
- a CDS encoding LacI family DNA-binding transcriptional regulator, translating into MQAFRSENSSPRATGSVTLGDVAKLAGVSPITVSRALNQPEKVAPKTLAKVQKAIALTGYVPNLLAGGLASRRSRLIAAIVPSIANSVYAETIKFFSEKMREANYQVLLGESGYSEEQEGSLIATILRSRPEGVFLTGTNHSPQAKRLLLAANIPVVETWDITPTPLDVVVGFSHQRVGRAVAVYLLSRNKGRIGILSATDHRAQLRQQAFLKTLEEKGVTGVAISTVPVPTSFLAGRVGIASLLDGGFIDGAVFCSSDTLAQGALTEIQSRGLTIPDQIAMVGFGDQPFAAHTVPSLTTVKFDRALMGHKAAEALLSRLKSEPVLQRTIDVGFQLIERQTT; encoded by the coding sequence ATGCAAGCTTTCCGATCAGAAAACAGCAGTCCGCGCGCCACAGGCAGTGTCACCCTTGGCGACGTGGCCAAACTGGCCGGAGTTTCACCCATCACTGTGTCCCGCGCCCTCAACCAGCCCGAAAAAGTGGCGCCTAAGACTCTGGCGAAAGTCCAGAAAGCGATAGCCCTGACCGGCTATGTCCCCAACCTGCTGGCCGGTGGCCTGGCCTCGCGACGAAGCCGGCTGATTGCGGCGATTGTGCCGTCCATCGCCAATTCGGTTTATGCGGAAACCATCAAGTTTTTCAGTGAAAAGATGAGAGAGGCCAATTACCAGGTGCTCCTCGGCGAATCAGGCTACAGCGAGGAACAGGAGGGATCGCTGATCGCAACTATTCTGCGGAGCCGCCCGGAGGGTGTTTTCCTGACCGGAACCAACCACTCGCCTCAGGCCAAACGGCTTCTGCTGGCGGCAAATATTCCGGTCGTTGAAACCTGGGACATCACCCCGACCCCCCTCGACGTGGTGGTCGGCTTTTCCCATCAGCGCGTCGGTCGGGCGGTCGCCGTTTATCTCCTTTCCCGCAACAAGGGGCGGATAGGCATCCTCTCAGCTACTGATCATCGCGCCCAGTTGCGTCAACAGGCGTTTCTGAAAACACTTGAAGAGAAAGGGGTGACAGGAGTGGCAATCAGTACGGTGCCGGTGCCGACCAGTTTTCTCGCCGGACGCGTTGGCATAGCCAGTCTGCTTGACGGCGGTTTTATCGATGGTGCGGTTTTTTGCAGCTCAGACACCCTGGCCCAGGGAGCTCTGACAGAGATACAATCCCGCGGTTTGACAATCCCCGATCAGATCGCCATGGTCGGATTCGGTGATCAGCCCTTTGCCGCCCATACCGTGCCGTCCCTGACCACGGTCAAATTCGACCGCGCACTAATGGGCCATAAGGCGGCCGAAGCCTTGCTGTCAAGATTAAAAAGCGAACCGGTCCTCCAGAGGACTATTGATGTCGGTTTTCAGCTTATCGAGAGACAGACAACCTGA
- the gudD gene encoding glucarate dehydratase — MNDSLSGTGGTPVVTDFQVIPVAGHDSMLLNLSGAHSPFFIRNILILTDSHGHVGVGEVPGGEGIRKTLEDARSMVVGQSIGRYNNILNQVRQTYADRDAAGRGLQTFDLRIMIHAVTALEAALLDLLGQFLEVPVAALLGEGQQRSAVEALGYLFYIGDRHKTNLPYLSDPDNPDDWLRLRHEVAMTPEAIVRLAEAAHARYGFNDFKLKGGVLSGEEEIAAVTALAKRFPKARITIDPNGAWSLDEAVRLCRDQHDVLAYAEDPCGAEKCFSGREVMAEFRRATGLPTATNMIATDWRQMGHAIQLHSVDIPLADPHFWTMQGSVRVARMCHEWGLTWGSHSNNHFDISLAMFTHVAAAAPGKITAIDTHWIWQDGQRLTKNPYKIVDGMLSIPEKPGLGLEIDFIAIEKANELCQSMDFDGRDDAIAMQYLIPGWTFDNKRPCLVR; from the coding sequence TTGAACGATTCTCTCTCCGGGACTGGGGGGACACCCGTTGTGACTGATTTTCAGGTCATCCCGGTTGCCGGCCATGACAGTATGCTGCTCAATTTAAGTGGTGCACATTCCCCCTTCTTTATCCGCAACATCTTGATCCTTACTGACAGTCATGGGCATGTCGGGGTCGGCGAGGTGCCGGGGGGTGAAGGGATCCGCAAGACCCTGGAAGATGCTCGGTCCATGGTGGTGGGGCAGTCAATCGGTCGCTATAACAATATCCTCAATCAGGTGCGGCAAACCTATGCCGACCGTGATGCAGCAGGACGCGGTCTGCAGACATTCGACCTGCGGATAATGATCCATGCGGTCACCGCGCTGGAAGCCGCGCTGCTTGATTTGCTCGGACAGTTTCTTGAGGTTCCGGTCGCCGCCCTCCTAGGCGAAGGACAGCAGCGATCTGCGGTCGAAGCCCTCGGCTATCTGTTCTACATCGGCGACCGGCACAAGACCAATCTACCCTATCTGTCCGATCCGGACAACCCTGACGACTGGCTACGCCTGCGCCATGAAGTCGCCATGACCCCGGAAGCGATCGTGCGCCTCGCTGAGGCGGCCCACGCCCGCTATGGCTTCAACGATTTCAAGCTCAAGGGTGGGGTGCTCTCCGGCGAGGAGGAGATCGCCGCAGTCACCGCGCTGGCTAAACGTTTTCCCAAAGCTCGGATTACCATCGATCCCAACGGGGCCTGGTCCTTAGATGAGGCCGTCCGTTTATGCCGCGACCAACATGATGTCCTCGCTTACGCCGAAGATCCCTGCGGCGCGGAAAAATGTTTTTCCGGGCGCGAGGTGATGGCAGAGTTCCGCCGCGCCACCGGCTTGCCCACCGCAACCAATATGATTGCTACTGACTGGCGACAGATGGGGCATGCCATTCAGCTGCACTCAGTGGATATCCCCCTGGCCGACCCGCATTTCTGGACCATGCAGGGCTCGGTCCGGGTGGCACGGATGTGCCACGAATGGGGGCTGACCTGGGGATCTCACTCCAATAACCATTTTGATATTTCCCTAGCGATGTTCACCCATGTGGCTGCTGCGGCACCCGGCAAGATCACTGCCATCGACACCCACTGGATCTGGCAGGACGGACAGCGCCTGACAAAAAATCCCTACAAAATCGTCGATGGTATGCTCAGCATCCCGGAGAAGCCGGGGCTGGGATTAGAAATTGACTTCATCGCCATCGAAAAAGCCAACGAGCTATGTCAGTCGATGGATTTCGACGGACGGGACGATGCTATTGCCATGCAGTACCTAATCCCCGGTTGGACTTTCGACAACAAGCGCCCCTGCTTGGTGCGCTGA
- a CDS encoding dihydrodipicolinate synthase family protein: MDTSFIKGVIPPIVTPVDNQERVNERPLRQIVDHIIAGGVHGILSLGSNGEFYGLARKEQERAAAITLDQAEGRVPVYIGIAEITTRECVGWAKWAEQHKAQAISVLHPMFLSPSDEELYQHFKTVAEATSLPVLLYNNPDRMRCGISANLVDRLADIPNIVGIKESSGDMTLTAEFIRRTRDRDFKVIAGRDILILSTLVYGGAGTVASSANVVPKLVVEIYNKFMAGDLAGALEAQYRLAPMRMAYNLGSFPVVTKDYMRLLGFEVGESIRPNTRSSPENMAKLKNLLDDLGAERLA, translated from the coding sequence ATGGACACCAGTTTTATCAAGGGGGTCATCCCTCCGATCGTTACCCCCGTTGACAACCAGGAGCGGGTCAACGAAAGGCCTTTGCGGCAGATCGTCGATCACATCATCGCCGGCGGGGTACACGGCATCCTTTCCCTCGGCAGTAACGGCGAGTTTTACGGGCTGGCCCGTAAAGAGCAAGAGCGGGCTGCAGCCATCACCTTGGATCAGGCCGAAGGACGGGTGCCGGTTTATATCGGTATCGCTGAAATCACCACGCGCGAATGTGTAGGTTGGGCAAAATGGGCCGAACAGCATAAAGCTCAGGCGATTTCGGTGCTCCATCCCATGTTCCTCAGTCCCAGCGACGAGGAGCTTTACCAGCACTTTAAAACGGTGGCCGAAGCCACCTCCTTGCCCGTACTGCTCTATAACAACCCTGACCGGATGCGCTGCGGGATCTCCGCCAACCTGGTAGACCGGTTGGCTGACATCCCCAACATCGTCGGCATTAAGGAGAGTAGCGGCGACATGACACTGACCGCGGAATTTATTCGCCGCACCCGTGACCGCGATTTCAAGGTGATCGCCGGGCGCGACATTCTGATCCTCAGCACTCTGGTTTATGGCGGAGCGGGAACCGTGGCGTCTTCGGCCAACGTCGTGCCGAAGCTGGTGGTGGAGATTTACAACAAGTTTATGGCTGGCGACCTGGCTGGCGCGCTCGAAGCCCAGTATCGCCTGGCACCCATGCGCATGGCTTACAACCTTGGCAGCTTTCCAGTGGTGACCAAGGACTACATGCGACTGCTCGGTTTTGAGGTGGGCGAATCGATCCGCCCGAATACCCGCAGCTCCCCAGAGAACATGGCCAAGTTGAAGAACCTGTTAGATGACCTCGGAGCGGAACGCCTCGCGTGA
- the garR gene encoding 2-hydroxy-3-oxopropionate reductase: MKIGFIGLGIMGKPMSKNLLKAGYQLVVMDKNQIPVEEVVAVGAAAANSPRAVAEQTDIIITMLPNSPHVKEVVIGDGGIIEAARPGMIVIDMSSIAPLVSREIAAQLAEKGVELLDAPVSGGEPKAIDGTLSVMVGGKKAVFDKCYDIMKAMSGSVVLTGDVGAGNITKLANQIIVALNIAAMSEALVLATKAGVEPELVYQAIRGGLAGSMVLDAKVPLVLDRKFDPGFRINLHIKDLGNVLETSHEIGVPLPLTAAVMEMMQAMKVDGMDHLDHGALVRHYEKLAQVEVKRLRKSDAARPIGVIVSE; the protein is encoded by the coding sequence ATGAAAATCGGATTTATCGGCCTGGGGATCATGGGTAAGCCGATGAGCAAGAACCTGCTCAAGGCCGGCTATCAGCTAGTGGTTATGGATAAGAATCAGATTCCGGTGGAAGAGGTTGTCGCTGTAGGTGCAGCAGCGGCAAACAGCCCCAGGGCGGTCGCTGAACAGACCGACATCATCATCACCATGCTGCCCAACTCCCCCCACGTCAAGGAGGTGGTGATAGGTGACGGGGGGATTATCGAGGCAGCCCGACCGGGCATGATCGTCATCGACATGAGTTCCATTGCCCCCCTAGTGAGCCGCGAGATCGCAGCGCAATTGGCGGAAAAAGGGGTGGAGCTGCTTGACGCACCGGTCAGCGGGGGCGAACCCAAGGCCATCGACGGCACCCTTTCGGTGATGGTCGGTGGGAAAAAGGCGGTGTTCGACAAGTGCTACGACATCATGAAGGCAATGTCAGGGTCGGTGGTGCTGACGGGCGATGTCGGCGCCGGCAACATCACTAAGTTGGCCAACCAGATCATCGTAGCCCTGAACATTGCCGCCATGTCCGAAGCTCTGGTACTGGCTACTAAGGCCGGTGTCGAACCGGAACTCGTTTACCAGGCTATCCGCGGCGGTTTGGCTGGTAGTATGGTGCTGGATGCCAAGGTGCCGCTGGTCCTCGACCGCAAGTTCGACCCCGGTTTCCGCATTAACCTGCACATCAAGGACCTCGGCAACGTGCTGGAAACGTCCCATGAGATCGGTGTCCCTTTGCCGTTGACCGCTGCCGTTATGGAAATGATGCAGGCGATGAAGGTGGATGGAATGGACCATCTAGACCATGGTGCGTTGGTGCGACACTATGAAAAACTTGCCCAGGTCGAAGTTAAGCGCTTAAGAAAGTCAGATGCCGCCCGGCCGATTGGCGTTATAGTAAGTGAATAA
- a CDS encoding tripartite tricarboxylate transporter TctB family protein: protein MDNGLSSLFKVSIDFKESHTFFPTIVIWVLLFLVLLIFLIYGIPYVRDLRSGKRKMAFSLANMDKLRFGGTLVLTVAYFLLMDYVGRFFPNMGFGFLFVSIPFIFLLSLLYVHGVDRRKLLAISLNALIAPSVAWYVLAQLFNISLP from the coding sequence ATGGATAATGGGTTGTCGTCATTGTTTAAGGTTTCTATCGATTTCAAGGAATCGCATACCTTTTTTCCGACCATTGTGATCTGGGTATTGCTGTTCCTCGTGCTGCTGATTTTCCTGATTTATGGCATCCCCTATGTGCGAGACCTGCGCAGCGGCAAACGCAAGATGGCATTCAGTCTGGCAAATATGGACAAGCTCAGATTCGGTGGGACTCTGGTGCTGACCGTCGCCTATTTTCTGCTGATGGACTATGTAGGCAGGTTTTTCCCGAACATGGGCTTCGGCTTCCTGTTCGTGTCGATCCCTTTCATTTTCCTGCTCTCTCTGCTCTACGTGCACGGGGTTGACCGCCGCAAGCTCCTGGCAATCAGCCTGAACGCCCTGATTGCTCCGAGTGTCGCCTGGTACGTGCTGGCGCAGCTGTTCAATATTTCCCTGCCCTGA